Proteins found in one Hevea brasiliensis isolate MT/VB/25A 57/8 chromosome 18, ASM3005281v1, whole genome shotgun sequence genomic segment:
- the LOC110664207 gene encoding chlorophyll a-b binding protein CP26, chloroplastic: MASLAASTAAASLGVSEMLGNPLNFSGSATRSAAAPTASNPATFKTVALFSRKKPAPPPSKPKPSAVSPANDELAKWYGPDRRIFLPEGLLDRSEIPEYLTGEVPGDYGYDPFGLSKKPQDFEKYQAYELIHARWAMLGAAGFVIPEAFNKFGANCGPEAVWFKTGALLLDGGTLNYFGNKIPINLIVAVVAEIVLVGGAEYYRIINGLDLEDKLHPGGPFDPLGLAKDPDQAAILKVKEIKNGRLAMFAMLGFYFQAYVTGEGPVENLAKHLSDPFGNNLLTVLAGSAERAPTL, from the exons ATGGCTTCCCTGGCGGCTTCTACGGCTGCTGCTTCACTTGGAGTGTCTGAAATGCTTGGAAATCCTCTCAACTTCAGCGGTTCTGCCACCAGGTCTGCAGCGGCTCCCACTGCATCAAACCCAGCTACTTTCAAGACTGTTGCTCTTTTCTCCAGGAAGAAGCCTGCTCCTCCACCTTCCAAACCCAAGCCTTCTGCTGTTTCACCAGCCAACGACGAGCTTGCCAAGTGGTATG GTCCAGACAGAAGGATTTTCTTGCCGGAAGGACTCTTGGACCGGTCTGAGATCCCAGAATACTTGACCGGAGAAGTTCCTGGAGA TTATGGTTATGATCCCTTTGGACTTAGCAAGAAACCCCAGGACTTCGAAAA ATATCAGGCGTACGAGCTGATTCATGCAAGATGGGCAATGCTTGGAGCAGCTGGATTTGTGATCCCTGAAGCCTTCAACAAATTTGGTGCTAACTGTGGCCCTGAGGCTGTCTGGTTTAAG ACCGGAGCTCTGCTTCTTGATGGAGGCACTTTGAACTACTTTGGAAACAAAATCCCAATCAATCTCATTGTGGCAGTTGTTGCTGAGATTGTTCTTGTTGGTGGTGCTGAATACTACAGAATTATCAATGGCTTG GATTTGGAGGACAAGCTTCACCCAGGTGGTCCATTTGACCCATTGGGGCTGGCTAAGGATCCTGACCAGGCAGCAATATTGAAGGTGAAGGAGATAAAGAATGGAAGACTTGCAATGTTTGCAATGTTGGGATTCTATTTCCAAGCTTATGTAACAGGAGAAGGACCTGTGGAAAACCTTGCCAAACACCTCAGTGATCCTTTTGGCAACAATTTGCTTACTGTCCTTGCTGGTTCTGCTGAGAGAGCTCCTACCCTCTGA
- the LOC110664206 gene encoding PHD finger protein At1g33420-like isoform X1, giving the protein MVVNDRPLKRAKRNRVTANLYDFFTFPEGPSLDEDLSKPFREAIKLFLSRHARVTFPPPLFPCLLTWQIMFRVGDLVEGPDLSPVVVVLDIVEEDVTGSSRSPYCNQCRVVGWSGHPVCRKRYHFIIRATKGSIDEHQHMCSKCSNSMHVSESRCKWCDSVVTANHVEDWIFSQFEDNTHLLHGVVHSNGFGHLLRVNGREGGSNILTGCHIMDFWDRLCATLAVRKVSVMDVSRKYEMEYRLLHAITKGHSWYGNWGYEFQSGSYALTPDSYQKAVETLSNMPLVPLLFQRRRPRTRLQAVIGFYQSLSDSELLTLKDLCSFLLRLIHESNEPVLPKTTPKNLGSSTSNILCAWTRHDVECVQEAMMKVLAASGENNWVSRRALKGVMYKRASPELLDYSLKHLGGELAANSMVVQVQCNLNSCDAEYRLTTVSSNTCEDGLDKIHPLKEDVKGDLRFLLDSLLDPETAINYGSQVTRESVIDAATKLIDCKQFMKEYRPDKMMLNNLFAIHLLCHVEVSDQPKDDPAIPPELIVLPLNATVADLKKEAAKAFEEVYVMFKRFEVHEMVEYGSLEDSITVKFLVGTSGSVKIKGTCPSRHAISQFRMERGRERWTVDCMCGAKDDDGEKMLACDACGVWQHTRCAGIDNSDKIPPIFVCMRCMNSHRKKCERIPNFKELPSLSRTSTCREEAIGGTGSLKSLI; this is encoded by the exons ATGGTGGTGAACGACAGGCCGCTAAAGAGAGCCAAGAGGAACAGAGTGACCGCCAATCTCTACGACTTCTTCACCTTCCCTGAAGGACCATCGCTGGATGAAGACTTGTCGAAGCCGTTCCGGGAGGCCATAAAGCTCTTTCTGTCCCGCCACGCGCGGGTCACCTTCCCTCCTCCGCTTTTCCCATGCCTACTGACGTGGCAGATCATGTTTCGGGTCGGAGATCTGGTGGAAGGTCCGGATCTTTCGCCGGTGGTGGTGGTTCTTGATATTGTGGAAGAGGACGTCACCGGAAGTTCCAGATCCCCCTACTGCAATCAGTGCCGAGTGGTTG GTTGGAGCGGTCATCCAGTGTGCAGGAAGCGATACCATTTCATAATTCGAGCTACAAAAGGCAGCATAGATGAACATCAACATATGTGTTCGAAATGCAGCAATTCGATGCATGTATCAGAGTCAAG GTGCAAGTGGTGTGATTCTGTAGTTACTGCTAATCACGTTGAAGATTGGATTTTTTCCCAGTTTGAAGATAATACTCATCTATTGCACGGTGTTGTTCACTCCAATGGCTTTGGCCACCTTCTTAGGGTCAATGGCAGAGAAGGTGGTTCCAATATTCTTACTGGTTGTCATATAATGGACTTCTGGGATAGGCTCTGCGCTACTCTTGCTGTCAG GAAGGTATCGGTGATGGATGTGTCAAGAAAATATGAGATGGAGTATCGGTTGCTGCATGCAATCACCAAAGGCCATTCATGGTATGGTAATTGGGGTTATGAATTTCAAAGCGGAAGCTATGCGCTCACACCAGATTCCTACCAGAAAGCAGTGGAAACTCTCTCAAACATGCCCCTAGTCCCGCTTTTGTTTCAGAGGCGAAGGCCACGAACACGTTTGCAGGCTGTTATTGGTTTTTACCAATCATTGTCAGACTCAGAACTTCTTACCCTAAAGGACCTTTGCTCCTTTTTATTGAGGCTAATCCATGAAAGCAATGAACCAGTATTGCCTAAAACAACTCCAAAGAACTTAGGATCTAGTACTTCAAATATATTGTGTGCATGGACCAGACATGATGTCGAATGTGTTCAAGAAGCTATGATGAAGGTGTTGGCCGCATCTGGTGAGAACAATTGGGTGTCAAGGCGTGCTCTTAAGGGTGTCATGTATAAAAGAGCATCTCCAGAGCTTCTTGATTATTCCCTTAAACACCTTGGAGGGGAGTTGGCAGCTAATAGCATGGTGGTTCAGGTCCAATGCAATCTTAATTCATGTGATGCTGAATACAG GCTTACAACGGTTAGTTCCAATACTTGTGAAGATGGATTGGACAAAATCCATCCATTGAAAGAGGATGTCAAGGGTGATCTGAGATTTTTACTTGATTCTTTGCTTGATCCTGAAACTGCAATTAACTATGGATCTCAAGTGACAAGAGAAAGTGTGATTGATGCAGCAACCAAGCTTATTGACTGCAAACAATTTATGAAGGAATACAGACCTGATAAAATGATGCTAAATAATTTATTTGCCATTCATCTCTTGTGTCATGTAGAGGTTTCAGATCAACCGAAAGATGATCCTGCCATACCTCCAGAACTGATAGTCTTACCTTTAAATGCTACTGTAGCTGATCTTAAGAAGGAAGCAGCTAAAGCTTTTGAAGAAGTATATGTGATGTTTAAGAGGTTTGAAGTTCATGAAATGGTTGAATATGGATCTTTAGAAGATTCAATTACGGTTAAATTTCTTGTTGGAACAAGTGGATCAGTCAAGATTAAAGGGACATGCCCATCAAGACATGCAATTAGCCAATTTAGAATggaaagaggaagagagaggTGGACAGTTGATTGTATGTGTGGGGCCAAGGATGACGATGGAGAGAAAATGTTGGCTTGTGATGCCTGTGGGGTCTGGCAGCATACTAGGTGTGCTGGGATTGATAATTCTGATAAAATTCCTCCAATATTTgtgtgcatgagatgtatgaactCACACCGCAAGAAATGTGAAAGGATCCCAAATTTTAAGGAGTTGCCCTCACTATCTAGAACTTCAACTTGCAGGGAAGAGGCAATAGGAGGAACTGGAAGTCTTAAAAGTCTCATTTag
- the LOC110664206 gene encoding PHD finger protein At1g33420-like isoform X2 → MCSKCSNSMHVSESRCKWCDSVVTANHVEDWIFSQFEDNTHLLHGVVHSNGFGHLLRVNGREGGSNILTGCHIMDFWDRLCATLAVRKVSVMDVSRKYEMEYRLLHAITKGHSWYGNWGYEFQSGSYALTPDSYQKAVETLSNMPLVPLLFQRRRPRTRLQAVIGFYQSLSDSELLTLKDLCSFLLRLIHESNEPVLPKTTPKNLGSSTSNILCAWTRHDVECVQEAMMKVLAASGENNWVSRRALKGVMYKRASPELLDYSLKHLGGELAANSMVVQVQCNLNSCDAEYRLTTVSSNTCEDGLDKIHPLKEDVKGDLRFLLDSLLDPETAINYGSQVTRESVIDAATKLIDCKQFMKEYRPDKMMLNNLFAIHLLCHVEVSDQPKDDPAIPPELIVLPLNATVADLKKEAAKAFEEVYVMFKRFEVHEMVEYGSLEDSITVKFLVGTSGSVKIKGTCPSRHAISQFRMERGRERWTVDCMCGAKDDDGEKMLACDACGVWQHTRCAGIDNSDKIPPIFVCMRCMNSHRKKCERIPNFKELPSLSRTSTCREEAIGGTGSLKSLI, encoded by the exons ATGTGTTCGAAATGCAGCAATTCGATGCATGTATCAGAGTCAAG GTGCAAGTGGTGTGATTCTGTAGTTACTGCTAATCACGTTGAAGATTGGATTTTTTCCCAGTTTGAAGATAATACTCATCTATTGCACGGTGTTGTTCACTCCAATGGCTTTGGCCACCTTCTTAGGGTCAATGGCAGAGAAGGTGGTTCCAATATTCTTACTGGTTGTCATATAATGGACTTCTGGGATAGGCTCTGCGCTACTCTTGCTGTCAG GAAGGTATCGGTGATGGATGTGTCAAGAAAATATGAGATGGAGTATCGGTTGCTGCATGCAATCACCAAAGGCCATTCATGGTATGGTAATTGGGGTTATGAATTTCAAAGCGGAAGCTATGCGCTCACACCAGATTCCTACCAGAAAGCAGTGGAAACTCTCTCAAACATGCCCCTAGTCCCGCTTTTGTTTCAGAGGCGAAGGCCACGAACACGTTTGCAGGCTGTTATTGGTTTTTACCAATCATTGTCAGACTCAGAACTTCTTACCCTAAAGGACCTTTGCTCCTTTTTATTGAGGCTAATCCATGAAAGCAATGAACCAGTATTGCCTAAAACAACTCCAAAGAACTTAGGATCTAGTACTTCAAATATATTGTGTGCATGGACCAGACATGATGTCGAATGTGTTCAAGAAGCTATGATGAAGGTGTTGGCCGCATCTGGTGAGAACAATTGGGTGTCAAGGCGTGCTCTTAAGGGTGTCATGTATAAAAGAGCATCTCCAGAGCTTCTTGATTATTCCCTTAAACACCTTGGAGGGGAGTTGGCAGCTAATAGCATGGTGGTTCAGGTCCAATGCAATCTTAATTCATGTGATGCTGAATACAG GCTTACAACGGTTAGTTCCAATACTTGTGAAGATGGATTGGACAAAATCCATCCATTGAAAGAGGATGTCAAGGGTGATCTGAGATTTTTACTTGATTCTTTGCTTGATCCTGAAACTGCAATTAACTATGGATCTCAAGTGACAAGAGAAAGTGTGATTGATGCAGCAACCAAGCTTATTGACTGCAAACAATTTATGAAGGAATACAGACCTGATAAAATGATGCTAAATAATTTATTTGCCATTCATCTCTTGTGTCATGTAGAGGTTTCAGATCAACCGAAAGATGATCCTGCCATACCTCCAGAACTGATAGTCTTACCTTTAAATGCTACTGTAGCTGATCTTAAGAAGGAAGCAGCTAAAGCTTTTGAAGAAGTATATGTGATGTTTAAGAGGTTTGAAGTTCATGAAATGGTTGAATATGGATCTTTAGAAGATTCAATTACGGTTAAATTTCTTGTTGGAACAAGTGGATCAGTCAAGATTAAAGGGACATGCCCATCAAGACATGCAATTAGCCAATTTAGAATggaaagaggaagagagaggTGGACAGTTGATTGTATGTGTGGGGCCAAGGATGACGATGGAGAGAAAATGTTGGCTTGTGATGCCTGTGGGGTCTGGCAGCATACTAGGTGTGCTGGGATTGATAATTCTGATAAAATTCCTCCAATATTTgtgtgcatgagatgtatgaactCACACCGCAAGAAATGTGAAAGGATCCCAAATTTTAAGGAGTTGCCCTCACTATCTAGAACTTCAACTTGCAGGGAAGAGGCAATAGGAGGAACTGGAAGTCTTAAAAGTCTCATTTag